In Brachionichthys hirsutus isolate HB-005 unplaced genomic scaffold, CSIRO-AGI_Bhir_v1 contig_1470, whole genome shotgun sequence, one genomic interval encodes:
- the LOC137914746 gene encoding seipin-like: MDQEINLCSRNDEGPSIVRRRVLLRDRDAASGTMSRIRQRVTQSFVILSVLFLLFWIATFLYWNFYLSYMPKTAFSLPVYYYFRTGCESPALFLCSYPVANVSLIRNNQHVHTVLTFGQPYQISLHLEMPDSPANQELGMFMIKSTCFSVDGGSVSSSAHTRSPLASASSSRFTMLRYHSDLLRNLNLLLWLPAFLGGVAEQKQELEVELYSSYMNSPYDPATSVVIEILSNKVQIYSSQLHIHPIFTGIRYLLFHFPILSAVVGVSSNFFFLSLLLGLSYIRFILTPDQLRTDGPLSNRESNMNSNDVASVT, from the exons ATGGATCAAGAAATTAATTTGTGTTCAAGAAATGACGAAGGACCATCCATCGTCAGAAGAAGGGTCCTGCTGAGGGACCGGGATGCTGCAAGTGGAACAATGTCACGCATCCGTCAGAGAGTTACACAGAGCTTTGTTATCCTCTCTgttctctttctgctcttcTGGATTGCAACTTTTCTGTACTGGAACTTTTACCTCTCGTACATGCCCAAGACAGCATTTTCCCTTCCTGTGTACTATTACTTTAG GACGGGCTGTGAATCTCcggctttgtttttgtgctcgTATCCAGTGGCCAACGTCTCACTGATAAGGAACAACCAACATGTACATACA GTGCTGACATTTGGCCAGCCTTATCAGATCTCGCTGCATTTGGAGATGCCTGActctccagccaatcaggagctgGGGATGTTCATGATCAAGTCAACTTGTTTCTCTGTGGATGGAGGCAGCGTTTCCTCATCTGCTCACACT AGAAGCCCGCTGGCGTCGGCCTCCAGTTCTCGCTTT ACGATGTTGCGCTACCATTCAGACCTGCTGAGAAACCTGAACCTGCTGCTGTGGCTCCCGGCCTTCTTGGGAGGCGTTGCTGAGCAGAAACaagagctggaggtggagctcTACTCATCGTACATGAACAGCCCC TACGACCCCGCGACCTCCGTTGTCATTGAGATCCTGTCCAACAAGGTGCAGATCTACTCATCTCAACTCCATATCCATCCTATCTTCACTGGCATAAG ATACTTGCTGTTCCACTTCCCTATCCTCTCAGCTGTGGTGGGCGTGTCCAGCAACTTCTTCTTCCTGAGTCTGCTCTTAGGCCTCAGCTACATCAGGTTCATTTTGACTCCTGATCAG CTGAGAACAGATGGACCATTGTCCAACAGAGAGAGCAACATGAACAGCAATGATGTCGCATCAGTTACATAG
- the LOC137914757 gene encoding ribonuclease H2 subunit C-like has protein sequence MFTFHCTTFLTTSERMSCNASVTRVQVTCARQAGRPPVHLLPCEIEHDGPAQVSQYFHSTTKNDKQEKTVSFRGRRLKGQELSCPQGYTGLVLKEINKPGSDQEDRTVRLTSVFDKLTYWNLETPPNSDDTVVMAMGWPELAEAIHGPVD, from the exons ATGTTTACATTTCATTGCACGACATTTCTTACAACTTCTGAAAG GATGTCTTGTAATGCGAGTGTTACTCGTGTTCAGGTGACGTGTGCGAGGCAGGCAGGGCGACCTCCAGTCCATCTTCTGCCTTGTGAGATTGAACATGACGGTCCGGCCCAGGTCTCGCAATACTTCCATTCTACAACAAAAAACGACAAACAAG AGAAGACGGTGTCATTCAGAGGTCGTAGGTTGAAGGGGCAAGAACTCAGCTGCCCACAGGGCTACACTGGCTTGGTGCTGAAGGAGATCAACAAACCCGGCTCAGACCAAGAG GACAGGACTGTGAGGTTAACATCTGTGTTTGACAAGCTGACATACTGGAACCTGGAGACGCCGCCGAACTCTGACGATACAGTTGTAATGGCGATGGGCTGGCCAGAGTTGGCTGAGGCg ATCCACGGACCAGTAGACTGA
- the LOC137914762 gene encoding zinc finger and BTB domain-containing protein 3-like produces the protein MEFPQHSQQLLSALRSQRQRGFLCDCTILVGSAHFLAHKAVLASCSPFFHMFYSDSPVVSGGNGASGSVTLDSDIVTPAAFSLLLDFVYEGVLYLDHAPPVEDILAAASFLHMNEVVRVCKKRLQRRGPLAEADSTRSEESIGARPAMEKEKERGENGGTEAVVAMAAVHLSPVPTSARRSTVSVTAKRSQVETVKSESKTGEGSDPRVQTPLSPDLADTTQPGMDAPPLRVQSFALGPCDPAVGSHARLTTGGQSEVSALCSPCSTTETYSSNQQPSSSSSSLAPLIQAGGQTVIALSLSEFSLSPRPHQNISRLAQDNSLGKPPEAHHRELSGGGQTTPTLIQPTSLMPQTHQTHSPPGDVLPQIRIQNTVSLRHQSMDSHSSQVQTLKSQEENPGLRRSVRTDNSDGENVRVKVEAIVISDEETDEEREESREREPLMGGNDDFDGDIQEEELNDPQFLSSHPQGLLHANAHLNDYSFSLSPSSISSVPSSQDTSSFSTSLIPLSIAQHHSDPPSYFQDSMGNIVEDVPTCGVCGKTFSCTYTLRRHAIVHTRERPYECRYCFRSYTQSGDLYRHIRKAHDQTLPAKRSKPDMEPSLPPPPPPPLS, from the exons ATGGAGTTTCCCCAGCATTCCCAGCAGCTGCTGTCGGCTCTGCGCTCCCAGCGCCAGCGGGGGTTCCTCTGTGACTGCACCATCCTGGTGGGCTCAGCCCATTTCCTTGCTCACAAGGCTGTGTTGGCCTCCTGCTCGCCATTTTTTCACATGTTCTACTCAGACTCTCCAGTGGTCAGTGGTGGAAATGGCGCCAGCGGCTCTGTCACGCTGGACAGTGACATTGTCACACCTGCTGCCTTCAGCCTGCTTTTGGACTTTGTCTATGAAGGTGTTCTGTATCTAGACCATGCTCCGCCAGTGGAGGACATATTGGCAGCTGCCAGTTTTCTGCACATGAACGAGGTGGTGAGGGTATGTAAGAAACGATTACAGAGGCGAGGCCCTCTGGCAGAGGCGGACAGCACCCGCTCTGAGGAGAGCATTGGTGCAAGGCCAGCaatggagaaagagaaggagcgTGGGGAGAACGGTGGAACTGAAGCTGTGGTGGCCATGGCAGCAGTTCACCTCAGTCCGGTCCCCACATCGGCACGACGCTCAACCGTATCCGTAACAGCAAAGAGGAGTCAGGTAGAGACTGTGAAGTCTGAGTCAAAGACCGGTGAGGGGTCCGACCCACGAGTTCAGACTCCTCTGAGCCCTGATTTGGCTGATACGACGCAGCCTGGCATGGATGCACCGCCCCTGCGAGTGCAGAGCTTCGCTCTGGGCCCGTGTGATCCTGCCGTGGGAAGTCATGCCAGGTTGACAACTGGGGGCCAGAGCGAGGTGTCGGCGCTCTGCAGTCCTTGCAGCACCACAGAGACGTACAG CAGCAACCAGCAGCCCTCGTCATCTTCTTCCTCGCTGGCTCCATTGATCCAGGCCGGCGGTCAGACAGTGATTGCTCTTTCCCTGTCAGAGTTCAGCCTCTCCCCAAGACCCCATCAGAACATATCCAGACTCGCCCAAGACAACTCTCTGGGGAAACCTCCAGAGGCTCACCACAGAGAATTATCAGGTGGAGGACAAACGACGCCCACGTTAATCCAGCCGACATCACTAATGCCACAAACGCACCAAACACACTCACCTCCGGGAGATGTGCTTCCCCAGATTAGGATCCAGAACACTGTATCACTCCGGCACCAAAGCATGGACTCCCACTCTTCTCAGGTCCAAACGCTCAAGAGTCAGGAGGAGAATCCGGGACTGAGGCGCAGCGTGAGGACAGACAATAGTGATGGCGAGAATGTGAGAGTCAAAGTGGAGGCCATTGTCATTTCTGATGAAGAGACagacgaggagagagaggaaagcaggGAGCGAGAGCCACTAATGGGGGGAAATGATGACTTTGACGGTGACATCCAAGAAGAGGAGCTGAACGACCCTCAGTTTCTGTCCTCCCACCCACAGGGGCTCTTACATGCGAACGCTCATTTAAATGACtactccttctctctctctccttcctccatcaGTAGTGTCCCTTCCTCCCAGGACAcgtcctccttctccacctcactCATTCCTCTTTCCATAGCTCAGCATCATTCGGACCCTCCTTCCTACTTCCAGGACTCCATGGGGAATATTGTAGAGGACGTCCCCACGTGTGGAGTCTGTGGGAAAACGTTCTCATGCACATACACGCTACGGCGCCACGCTATCGTGCACACACGTGAACGTCCGTACGAGTGTCGCTACTGCTTTCGGAGCTACACACAATCAGGCGACTTGTACAGACACATACGTAAAGCCCACGACCAAACGCTGCCGGCCAAGCGCAGCAAGCCAGACATGGAGCCTTccctgccgccgccgccgccgcccccacTCAGCTAA
- the LOC137914759 gene encoding tRNA 2'-phosphotransferase 1-like, with protein sequence MAESSDRRGRGGRERRGRRGNRGFEDRDVRLSKSMSYALRHGAEQMGLQMNSDGFLFLEELLTHSHFHSYSLEDVERVVATNDKQRFTLRPHPEDGRLQIRASQGHSMRVTDLELKPVLAGSAECPAEAVHGSYLRNWSSIQQQGLSRMKRTHIHLARGLPGQDGVISGMRKDCDLAVFVDVPKALADGIEFFWSENGVLLTAGNAEGKLLPKYFSRALRLRPTRSILSLQ encoded by the exons ATGGCAGAATCCAGTGATAGACGagggagaggaggcagagagaggagaggaaggagggggaaTCGTGGTTTCGAG GACAGAGATGTACGACTGTCCAAATCCATGTCTTATGCTCTTCGCCACGGAGCCGAACAGATGGGTCTTCAAATGAATTCAG ATGGGTTCCTGTTTCTGGAGGAACTCCTGACTCACTCACACTTCCATTCATACTCCCTGGAAGATGTTGAAAGAGTTGTGGCCACAAATGACAAACAGCGATTTACGCTCCGCCCCCATCCTGAGGATGGCCGCCTGCAGATTCGAGCCAGTCAAGGCCATTCAATGCGG GTAACAGATTTGGAGCTGAAACCAGTCCTCGCTGGTTCTGCAGAATGCCCTGCTGAGGCTGTTCATGGCTCCTACCTCCGCAACTGGAGCTCCATCCAGCAGCAGGGCCTGAGCCGCATGAAGAGGACGCACATCCACCTGGCCCGTGGTCTGCCAGGGCAGGACGGCGTCATCAGTG GCATGAGGAAAGACTGTGATCTAGCGGTGTTTGTTGATGTCCCCAAAGCTCTTGCTG ATGGCATTGAATTCTTCTGGTCAGAAAACGGTGTGCTGCTAACTGCAGGCAACGCAGAGGGTAAACTCCTCCCGAAATACTTCAGCAGAGCCTTAAGACTGAGACCTACAA GGAGCATCCTGTCACTGCAGTAG